Proteins co-encoded in one Apteryx mantelli isolate bAptMan1 chromosome 4, bAptMan1.hap1, whole genome shotgun sequence genomic window:
- the LOC106490050 gene encoding olfactory receptor 5G9-like: MAEENYTSVAEFILEGLSDDPEMKAVLFVVFLFIYMITLLGNMGIIVVIRCDSRLHTSMYFFLGSLSVVDICFSSVVAPRTLVNFLSETKTISFAGCTGQAFFYIVFVTTECFLLAVMAYDRYVAICSPLLYSAVMTRGRCIQLVVGSYLGGVINSVIQMTFIIRLPFCNSNVINHFFCDVPPLLALSCTNTYINEMILFSLAGVIELSTISTILVSYVFIFFTILRIRSAEGRQKAFSTCASHLTAVSMLYGTTIFMYLRPSSSYSLNSDKVVSVFYTVVIPMLNPLIYSLRNKEVKDALKRTAERIVVMH; this comes from the coding sequence ATGGCAGAGGAGAATTACACCTCGGTGGCAGAGTTCATTCTTGAGGGCCTGAGTGATGATCCGGAGATGAAGGCAGTCCTCTTCGTGGTATTTCTGTTCATCTACATGATTACCCTTTTGGGCAACATGGGGATAATTGTAGTCATCCGATGCGATTCCCGACTTCACACTTCTATGTACTTTTTCCTCGGTAGCCTCTCTGTTGTTGATATCTGCTTCTCTTCTGTCGTTGCTCCCAGGACTTTGGTGAACTTCCTGTCAGAGacgaaaaccatttcctttgctgGCTGTACAGGACAAGCCTTCTTTTACATTGTCTTTGTTACAACCGAATGCTTTCTCTTGGCTGTAATGGCCTATGACCGATATGTGGCCATCTGTAGCCCGCTTCTCTATTCAGCTGTTATGACTAGGGGACGGTGCATACAGCTGGTAGTAGGGTCATACCTAGGGGGTGTCATAAACTCTGTCATACAGATGACCTTCATCatcaggctgcccttctgcaacTCCAATGTTATcaaccacttcttctgtgatgttcctCCCCTCCTTGCTCTGTCCTGTACCAACACCTACATCAATGAGATGATTCTCTTCTCCTTAGCTGGTGTTATTGAGCTCAGCACCATCTCCACCATCCTGGTCTCTTATGTTTTCATATTCTTTACCATCCTGAGAATCCGTTCAGCTGAAGGCAGACAAAAAGCCTTCTCTACCTGTGCTTCCCACCTGACAGCTGTGAGCATGTTATATGGGACAACGATCTTCATGTATTTGCGTCCCAGCTCTAGTTACTCTCTGAACAGCGACAAAGTGGTCTCTGTCTTCTACACAGTGGTGATCCCCAtgttgaaccccctcatctacagcctgaggaacaaggaagTGAAGGATGCTCTGAAGAGAACAGCAGAAAGAATTGTAGTTATGCATTGA